A single genomic interval of Patescibacteria group bacterium harbors:
- a CDS encoding four helix bundle protein, with amino-acid sequence MENDSVNFKNEFKKRLYNWVLRLIKFIDKLPKDSVCNVLGKQLLRSGTSILANYIEANSASSKKDFINFFTHSLKSANESKVWLTLLRDTDKGDKNELQWSLKELIEIANILASSILTLKGKK; translated from the coding sequence ATGGAAAATGACAGTGTAAATTTTAAAAATGAATTCAAAAAACGCCTCTATAACTGGGTTTTAAGGTTAATCAAGTTTATAGACAAGCTTCCCAAAGACTCCGTATGCAATGTCTTGGGAAAACAGCTTCTAAGAAGTGGAACAAGCATTTTGGCAAATTATATTGAGGCAAACTCAGCCAGCTCAAAGAAAGATTTTATCAATTTTTTCACTCATTCTTTAAAATCAGCCAATGAATCTAAGGTTTGGCTGACATTATTAAGAGATACTGACAAAGGAGATAAAAATGAATTGCAGTGGTCATTAAAAGAACTGATAGAAATAGCCAATATTCTGGCTTCTAGTATTTTAACTCTCAAGGGTAAGAAATAA
- a CDS encoding TraC family protein, whose protein sequence is MNNQKPQFPSTQKYLNISEIRNDCVILQDGTLRAVLLVSSINFSLKSEEEQNAVIQAYVQFLNSLDFPIQIVIQSRPFNINPYLTQLEELKRTQTNDLLKAQMADYIDFTRELIQMGEIMSKRFYIVVPYNPLGDKKRSFASIMTDVLSAASVVKLKREKFEKYREILFRRMDNVLSNLSSMGIKAISLDTQSLIELFYNTYNPSSAQNQKLVEIKDLRVE, encoded by the coding sequence ATGAATAATCAAAAACCTCAATTTCCTTCAACGCAAAAATATTTAAACATTTCCGAAATAAGAAATGATTGCGTTATTTTGCAAGACGGCACTTTAAGGGCTGTTCTTTTGGTTTCTTCAATTAATTTTTCCTTGAAATCAGAAGAAGAGCAAAATGCCGTGATTCAAGCTTATGTTCAATTTTTAAATTCTTTGGATTTTCCGATTCAAATCGTTATTCAATCCAGGCCGTTTAACATCAATCCTTATTTGACTCAATTGGAAGAATTAAAAAGAACCCAAACCAATGATTTGTTAAAAGCGCAAATGGCTGATTATATTGATTTCACCAGAGAATTAATCCAAATGGGCGAAATAATGAGTAAACGTTTTTATATAGTGGTGCCTTACAATCCTTTAGGCGACAAAAAACGAAGTTTCGCGTCCATTATGACTGATGTTTTAAGCGCTGCTTCGGTTGTTAAGCTTAAAAGAGAAAAATTTGAAAAATACAGAGAAATTCTTTTCAGGAGAATGGATAACGTTTTGTCAAATCTTTCAAGTATGGGCATTAAAGCAATATCACTCGACACTCAAAGTTTGATTGAACTTTTCTATAATACTTATAATCCATCCAGCGCTCAGAATCAAAAATTAGTTGAAATAAAAGATTTAAGAGTTGAATAG